The following are encoded in a window of Platichthys flesus chromosome 19, fPlaFle2.1, whole genome shotgun sequence genomic DNA:
- the mtfp1 gene encoding mitochondrial fission process protein 1, which yields MDPTEEKTSRAVDIYRDTWVRFLGYANEVGEAFRALVPVSVVRGTYAVATVYVTADAVDKGKKAALAHGENPGKTTRIAAAVVDTFVWQALASVIIPGFTINRVCATSLYLLGRTTKLPLSVRKWTTTAIGLSTIPFIIHPIDRSVDFLLDASLRKVYNAGEKHE from the exons ATGGATCCCACAGAAGAAAAGACGAGCAGAGCGGTCGATATCTACCGCGACACATGGGTCCGCTTCCTCG GTTATGCCAATGAGGTTGGGGAGGCCTTTCGGGCCCTGGTGCCAGTGAGTGTGGTGCGGGGCACCTATGCTGTGGCCACTGTGTACGTTACTGCTGACGCTGTGGACAAAGGGAAGAAGGCAGCTCTG GCCCACGGGGAGAACCCAGGGAAGACGACACGGATAGCCGCAGCGGTGGTGGACACGTTTGTGTGGCAGGCGCTCGCCTCTGTGATCATCCCGGGCTTCACCATTAACCGCGTGTGCGCCACATCGCTCTACCTGCTGGGCAGAACCACCAAGTTGCCTCTGTCAGTCCGCAAGTGGACCACCACAGCTATCGGCCTATCCACCATCCCCTTCATCATCCATCCCATAGACAG GTCAGTGGATTTCCTGCTGGATGCCAGCCTCCGGAAAGTCTACAATGCGGGAGAGAAACACGAATGA